In Chitinophagales bacterium, the sequence TAGCTTATCTTATCAAAATCAGAATCGGTAAGCAATCCTATTATTTCATCTCCTTTTACTACGGGTACATGATTAATATTTTTTTCTTTAATTAAATTATAAACTTCTCTTAAAGAGTTTGTTACATTAACAGAAGTTACATTACTTGTCATAATTTTTGAAACGGGAGTTCTTTTTTTCATTTTTTATAGTTTTTGTTTATTTAATAGTATAAAGTTACTACCATTATTAGCTAATTCAGATGATTTTTAACTTAGTTTAGTATGATAATTGTCATAATACAAAAGAGGCTTCAACAATGTTGAAGCCTCTTTTGTTATTTATCTTTAGAAATAAGGTTTATTCTACAATAAATTTACCTTTCATAACACTATAATGACCAGGGAAACTACACATAAAATCGTAAGTTCCGGCTTCTGGAGCTTCAAAAGTAACTGTAGCACTTTCGCCACCACCTATAGTTTTGGTATGTGCTATTACATCTCCTACTCTATCTGCGGGTATATAATCATTATCTTTAGCTGTCATAGCCGCAGTAGCAAAATCTGCCATATCAACACCTTGTTTTAGTATTACCACATTGTGTCCCATAACATTAATAGCCATAGTACCAGTGTGGTGTAGTGTTAGTTCTACTGTAGAACCTGCCGGCACTCTCAACTCGTCCCTATCATATTTCATTTGGTCGTTTGAGTTAATTTCTATTTTAACAGTTTCAGCAGTAGCTTCTTCGGCCGCTGGTGTTTCTTCCACTACTACTTCTTCTGTAGTAGCTGTTTCTTCTGTAGCTGGAGCTTCGTTTCCTGAATTACAAGCTGTAAAAAAGAAACCAAAAGAAGCCGTAGCCAACAATAATAAATTTAATTTTTTCATGTCTTTTTGTTTTTAAGGTGCAAAGGTACTTGTTTATTTTTCAATTATACAAAGTTTTTTGTGATATAAATCGCACTTTACTCATACATTTGTACAATGCTTGTGCATGAAGAAGGAATAATACTCAATGCTTTAAAATTTAAAGAAAGTAGCTTAATTGTTAAAGTTTTTACGCCAAAATATGGGGTACTTACTTTCTTAGAAAAAGGAGTGCGTAGTGCTAAGGCTAAGGGAAAAGCCGGATGGTTTCAACCCGGAATT encodes:
- the azu gene encoding azurin, with the translated sequence MKKLNLLLLATASFGFFFTACNSGNEAPATEETATTEEVVVEETPAAEEATAETVKIEINSNDQMKYDRDELRVPAGSTVELTLHHTGTMAINVMGHNVVILKQGVDMADFATAAMTAKDNDYIPADRVGDVIAHTKTIGGGESATVTFEAPEAGTYDFMCSFPGHYSVMKGKFIVE